TGTCAACATTTTGAGAGAAAGGTccgaattctgagaaaaaagtctgacttctgagattaaagtcaaaaatatgagaaaaaagtcagaattccaagaaaaaaaagtatgattCATAAGCgagaagtcagaattctgggcaaaaaatgtgtcagaattctaagacaaaagtcagatttctgaAATTAAgttcagaattatgagattaaagttagaattcttgtgaaaaaagtcaacattttcagattaaagtcagaattcagagcaaaaagtcagaattttgagacaaaatgtcaacattctGAGCAAAAAAAGGTCAAACCTCTGaggttaaagtcagaattcagagtagagattaaaagtgaaagtgtgtctgctttagAACGGCAGCAGAGAATGATCACACGATGAGAGGAGACGattacagactgtaaaaaacattatatacttTAAAGGAAGTTGGTCACAGCTACAAGCAGGTAAACTTATATACAGATCCAGGTGTTGAAGTCTTGGTGAAGGTCTGTTTCCCTCTGATCTTGTTTCTGTTCCTGACACATCCTGGTCATTTTCTATCACAACGTAATAACATTTCTCACCTTTAACATGATACAGTCCTGCAGAGAAACACCACACCCACAATTTTATTGACTGACAGCTCTGGACCAGAAAGCCCACagttctgctgctgcctgtgcagacaggaagtgtggTGGTTATCTATTGAAAGTCAtggtaaaacaaaaactgctCCGGTCGTCGcgtttcatttcaacatttttgtcTCCCATGAGACGCCTGTGAGTGTCCTCTTCCCATCTGTGAGCGAGCCTTGGACTGTAAACcacgtgtgtgtaaatgtacgtgtgtgtgtgtgtgttttgtcctcACGCAGGCGTCTCCTCCGGTGATCGAGATTCACGACTCCACGACCGAATGCGAGGAGGAGGCGAGGGCCAGTCCGGTGCAAATGGAGGAGAAGGCGTTTGTGTCGAGTCTGCACTCGTTTATGAAGGAGAAAGGTTCCCCGATAGAGAGGATCCCACATCTGGGCTTCAAACAGAGTGAGTTAATGAACTTAAAGTacaaaaatcacacattcacatgcggcaacatggggttaagtgtcttgccaaaGGACACATAGACTatcagagccaggaattgaacccagaACCTTTCAGTCGAAAGTCAactagagacaaataaccatttactctcacactgatggtcaatttagagtgtccacttttaCCTAATcccacaaatctgcatgtttttggagacacacgtggagaacatgcctcgttctgaccgggtcatgaatcaaactttatttataaagcacttttcacaCAGGATGAAAACagaatcaaagaaaacaatCGTTTCAACCGACACATGTTTGGTATTATGTGTTAAAATTGACATTGATTCCTCTGCACTATGTAATTAATTAAACTATTAATAGAAATCGTATCAAAATTGTGATTTGAGGGAGCAATGTTATTGTTGTGACCTTTACACGTAATATTCTACAGAAGGACACGCCTTAGTTTCACACAGTAATGTTATAATTACGTGAAAATTGCAATTGCAATTAGACATTtgttcaaaatcgttcagccctactaCGTAACACTTGTGTGTCCAGTTGGCGCGTGTGCGTTGTTTTGTATACGGAAggaaaaatcaagaaaaaaggagaaatttgtcaaatgaataaaaacagaaggaGAAATTCATAAAAAGATCCCATCGTCAAGTTCACACGTTTGCTATTTAatttgctgttttcatttctcatatgtgttttttatttgttttttgcagtTAATCTCTGGAGAATCTACAAAGCTGTTGAAAAACGTGGAGGCTACGAAAGTGTAAGTATATATATTtcgtgtgtgtattttgtttacgttacacaaaacacatgcactgATGCGCGACTGGAGTAAAGTGTGAGTGGAAAATGAGTGGAAGGTCAAGCGAGTGTTTAACCACAGAGCAGGACAGTTTAGGCGTCTGAGCTCTCGGCTCAGCATCGCCGCCCACGCTGCGTCgtctttgatgatgatgatgatgaggacactGTGGGACACGCTCTTCACACTGTGGAACACGCTCTTCACTCTTATCGTCTCGCACCGAAATAGCCGCGAGACGCTGAGTTCAGGCTCTTAAACTAGAGCTGACCCCCGTTCTTCaatccaccaccaccaccaccacgtctgtgggaggaagtgcAGCGATATGAGTCGCCTGCATGTgcacactctttaaaaaaacgCTTTCTACTCTTTCATCGAGCTGCAGTTTAACTGGCGTCTGAAGCGTAAACTGCCTTTGCCTTTCCTTTGAAACAGTGAGACCCAAACATTTCTCACAATGCACAATGAAgggtgagcgtgtgtgtgtgtgtgtgtgtgtgtgcacaacaaCTCCAGTATGAGCAAACTAAAACAGCTGTTAAGCTACGAGTCTCAAAGACAGTGAGTTTCTAGTCTGGAAAGTCccaacattttaagaaaaatagatcaaaataataaaacttatGAAAGTTCACaggaaatttcaaaataaaatggattgTTTTGATCTGGAAGGAtacatttatgatgtaaaaatgagtctatcaaataaaaacaacaagaataactcattataacttgatatttaGAAGTTTGAGACCTTAAACGGTCATTAAAACGACATAATAATATGTCTCTCTGGTGGTCTTAACACCTTAATGGTACTTTTCTAGTCTAAGCTGCTTGACatgacagttttgccattcacccattcatatcTACTGTGTGTGCAAAGCTTTTTCCAACACATatttttcatacccattcacaggCTGGAGCAGCGTTAgtgggttaagtgtctttgtccCGAGAAACAGTTTCAATCTACACTTGCCTGGAGTCGAATCCTcaactttccagttgaaagacgacttgctctaccactgagccactggtCGGCGCACTACTTCTCATTTAGTGCCAAATTTTAACtgagcttttaaaaatgtttgtggtcaaatttgaaaaaataaaatatgaataacatTGGGAGTTTAAGTCATGATGTCACAACCGTGGAATCTCACTGTGACGCCTCAAAATGTGTCCGTTTGGCCGatgccatgttgacattttgaaaaaaacagaagttcACAGACTTCGgttacaacaaaaacacttaatcaTCGGTTTCCCTTTAAacaggaacatcatttacatcaATTTCTATtgaaaaacagtaaaacaatagtGATAGAGAGGAAAATATTTACTCACATTGCAAATGTTGCAagttcttttttgttgtgtccAGTGtgttgccccctagtggcctAGTGGCAGTTTACGCTCTTATttcctgattggctgataggaAACTGGAAGCCTGTGAccaataaatatcttttttttatcaatatggCAACTTTATGTGACCGTGCATATGACAGAAACTTTTGacttttgagattaaagtcagaattatgagattaaagtcaaaattcagagatttaaagtgagaattctaagataaaagtcagaattctgagggaaaaaaagacaaaattctGATATTTAAGTGAGATTTCttagaaaaaagtcagaaatctgaattttatctcagaattctgacttttttctaaGAAATCTCACCTAAATATCAGAATTCAGAAAAGAGAGATATTAATTCTGAGCGGAGatgaaaagtgaaagtgtgtctgctttagagcagcagtggatcaggaTCACATGATATTCTATTCCTCCTAAAAGCTGACACTTACAGTATCTTCCACatatgatttatatatatatatatcgatatacatatattattgtaGCAGTTATGAACTGTTTCTAAAAGTGCTTTTGTTTAAACAGGTCACAGCTCAGCGTCTGTGGAAGAAAGTGTACGACGAGCTGGGAGGAAGTCCAGGCAGCACCAGTGCTGCCACGTGCACTCGTCGACACTATGAGAGGTGAGGAtaacgacgatgatgatgattctgTTTGGAACATGTGGATTAAAGACAAAGCAAAGTTTCAcgcgtgtgtttgtttcttcagGCTCGTGCTGCCGTTTGAACGGCACATAAAGGGAGAGGAAGACAAACCTCTGCCGCTGAGCAAACCTCGGAAACTATACAAGAGAAACGTGGAGAGCAAGGTGAAGAAAGCTGAGGTCAAGAGGTCGCGGTCTCAGCTGGACGCGGAGATGGATTCACAGGTAACAACAGACTGTCTGAATGATGACTCAACAGAGATGAGTTGATTATCAGTTTAAACGGAAACCTGGAAGATCTTTACCTGATTTACTCCACTGTTTTCTCCACTAAATTGAGAGTGTTTTTTAACAGACGTTCacctctgtgttgttttatagATCCTGACACACAGGAGTCCAGAAGCCGCGTGCCGCAGTGACGCCGTGATGCGTCCTCACTCTGCTCTGTGGGCCGCCACGACAGACAGACAATATCCAGACTGCACTCAACCAAACAGAGACATTTGCCCTCCCGTCTATGCTCTTCTCCCAGTCCCCACATCTAGTCCTTGGACGGCTCATATCccacctgctcctgctcctgctcctgctgctcctgctgctgctgctcctgctgctgctgctgctgctgcagaggtcATCTCTCctctggagaagaagaagcgaATGGCTCAGGCGAGCCTGAACTTGGCGCCAAGTCCACAGAGCGAGGACAAGGAAAGGCCCTCGGTCATTTGCTGCTCGCAGTCTCCGGCGCGGGCCTCTTCCAGCCAGAACTGCGGCTCCTCTGACGGCTCTCCGCTCCCtctgtcctcgtcctcttcccGCAGCCCGTCCCCGCTCTCCGTCTCATCGGAGGACAGTCCGCCAAGGAGGGAAGACCCACCTGCGTCAAGCTCAGAACTCAACCAAAGATGTGTTCCGTCCAGCTGTAGTGAGGACAATAAGGCGTCTCAAGACTTTACAGgaccaaacaaagacatttctcaGCTCAGTTCCCAATCACTAACTGCTGAgtcaataaaaagtcaaaataaagacTCTGTGGTGTGGGAGCCGGTCCACAAATATCTCACCCACCCTTTCCACTCGATGTCTACCTCAAGCTTCACCAAAGTTGTCCCAAAGTCCACGCAGCTCCTGCGACCTGCTCCCATCCGGCCGAGTTACAAAACCCACCCGAGCCGCTCGGCGCAGCCGGACGACCCTGCGACGCACGGCAAGAAGCTGAGCAACGTGGCGCCGTGGCTCTATCAGACGGAGAGGAGGGACAAATCCAGGACAATGCTGCACAAAGTCCCCGCTCCGCAGAGTCTGTCCCACCCCGGCGCCGCGCTGCCCGTGCTCTGCGTCCTCTCGAGCTACGACAAGTCGGCGAGAGACTCTCGGCACCTGCCTCCGTTTCACCCGGTGTTCCTGCCCAACAGAATGAGACTGCCACAGTCCCAGCTCATGTACCACCGCATACCGATGGGTCCAGGTCCGTCTGCTCTCAGTGGTTCCGCTGTTTATCCATATCCTTATTCTGTACCGCTGTTAAATCCACAGCCTGGATACAGTCTACCCGCCATGAATCCCATTTATCCTCACAagctgtgatttttcttttcttgttgtcGTCGTTCAAAGTGACTTTTTCTGTCTATTCcaataaatgtgaaatgagtTCATTCAGTGCagattaagtctatcagctccacacgactctctgtgtttcccagtGCAGTAcaagctatgtttacatggacacaagtcaGCGGAATAAAACATGCCAATCCGAAAACTCTCATCCGATACAGCCCATTCAGGAACAAATTTCATTCTGAGAGGGCTGGAATATGCCGATCGTCTGGTCCATTTCTTCTGCTCCTACTTCCAGAACACTTGAGGCTTGTGTACACATTTTGCGTCCACGTAAACGATTAAATCACAGATTCCACATCGGAACAAATCTTTTTTGGAATGAAGAAAGTTTGCACAGGTAAACATGACGACGTTGCCGCGTTGCACCCCGGAggtggtttgtttttatgtggatACAGACGtagccagcagcagcaacattgcGTTAGTAAAGCGAGtttgactggaaacacaaatCCTGAAATCTACTGCTTAAAAGAAGCAcggttgttcagcagtttgatggcataaatgctgctgcactgctgtggTATACACATAAGACCCTTAACCACTGCAGGAACTTTTCTCATTGAAGcgggattttgaaaaacaacaacactctgaTTGTGACAAAGAACTTTGATGGTTTACCGGAAATTCTTTTCCCTGGGTAAATAAGTAATAGTTTCTGGAAATGGTGGTGAAAAAGCAGTTataaacactccctcagtccgCTCGGATAGTTTTTCTCATTAAAAGGACACAGCACACTTATAATtccacatcatttctgttcataaaaaacaaaacaagatctaataaaattattataagcAACGactgaaactagtgactgagcTTGTAGTTGTAGTTGCTTTGTTACCAAGCAACTAAAACCTGAGAGGGACTGAGAAgaagatgatggatgatgaGCCTGGTGACATATGTGAACTTTTCCTGTACAGATAAGGGATGTAACGACATCAAGCCGTCGTGGAATTCTGACTCGGGATACGTGAGTTTGCTCCGAGTCGGAAATTCCGAGTTCTGAGGACAAAATGGAACGCGTCGCCTGTAAAGCTCTGTGCCCTGTGACCGCCACCAGACGATACAGAGAGTAAACAAAGATgcagaaggaaagaaggaaatatGGTCGCAGTCCAACCTCGATAAATTGTCCAAGCGCTTGTAACTGACAACTGTGAAGGAATCTACTCAGAAACCACACGTGTTATTTTTATCTTTCACAcatatcttatttttttattactgtaaatTTCACttcacatatttacatttacaagaaaAATCCCCCCCCACATAGATTATATCAAAACATGcagttaatttaaataaatggatttaCATACAGATAAAAAAGCAatttcttcccttttttgtctttgcttgTGCAATTTCACTGCAAACTTGTGCACTGTTCCTTATTGTACTGTGACATGAAGTTTGTTGAAaatagtactgtatatattattgtgtgtatattataATTGTCTCAGTGTCTTTTCCAATGTATTTAAATAGGACTTAATTAAATGATCATTGAtgaataaacacatacacatggaTATCAAAGCATCTGGTTGTTTATCCATCAATTAAAGACACATTCAGTCTTCTATCTACGGTCTCTGacttttacaaaaagaaaatctgggAGGAGCTAGGACTAAGAATTAATTTCCCATATTTTTAACCTctaatttcagtcaaaatgttGCTTTATTGAAATTATGCATGTGGGTAACTGCAGATTACAAAGTCTGgtataaaaaaagttttgttcattcattcattcattcattcattcattcattcattcattcattcacttaaCCTATTAAATCCATTTGGTTAGAATTGAGGTAATACATCCTGCACTCCGTACCAGCTGGGGGCGGTGTGCTGGTTATCAACCGCTACAATACACCGAGAAGAAGAGCACGTTTACGTCATGTCTCGCGAGACTACGGTTCCAGTGGCGCGAATAAACAAGGAGTCCAGTGACAGCAACTCTACTGTTTGAGCTCGTTATTCATCATTTAAGCGCAGTTGTTTGTGTTAAAGTCGCTTTAAAGTTTCTTTAAGTGGTAAAAGAACAGACTCTATCGTAGTTGAGTTcggtgtttttgttgttttttcgtGTCTCGGGAAGGAAAACGATGTCGGACGCTGTGTCTGACGGAGGCAGCGACGCCAGCCATGATGACGGTCAGGAGGACGTCATGACTCCGGCGGAGCTCATCGCGAAACTGGAAGAAGTGAGACGATAATAAGCAGAAAAAGACTTAAGTTTCACAGACTGAGAAACATTTGTCCTCATagtgtcttcttctctgtcgtGTTTGTTTCAGGCTTGGCTCAATGAGAGGTTTTCTCCGGAGCTGCTGGAGAACAGATCAGAGGTGGTGGAGTGTGTGATGGAGCAGCTCACTCACATGGTACAACTTATACACTAACACTCTGTTTACTTATTCACTCTATTATAAAGTTACTGTGACCATTCGTAATATatttaatacaaaatacaagCAATGTGTTTTGCATCTGTTGTCATAAGGTGGCAGCAAGCATTGGTGAGAGaacttcatgtttgtttgcagaagtaatgacattttcaaggtttcttgaatgcatcttgaagatGCTTCTCCAAAACACTGGTCAACAAGTCCCGTGGACCAAAACTGGCCTGCCAGcactaatgtttaaaaatgtttgttatttatttattatgattttctTATCTTctcaaaaatgacacattcGTGCAGAATTAAAAGCCTTTATTCTGACAAAAAGATGAACTGATTCAAACAGCAGTTTTAAGACGAGTAACGGTCTGTGTTTCTTAAAGTAGCTTATTTGCTGTCTACATGGACAAGCAAGGCCGGTGTTCACTCAAATTCACTCAATCACTGGGaggtgttttcaaaaaatacacCTAAAACTACAAAAGTATGCGTATTCACCTAAACCCATTCTGTGTGGACGGCCCCTAAGATCCTGCAGAAGTGATAACATTTACCAgtgtctttgaatgcatcttgttagctgcTCCTGTTCAGAtggtgaaccctgcattacttccaatattttgaatataatttgaacattttcagttttctttgtccCTAATAATAAAGATATCTACGTAGGAACAGATATTGATATCATGCCGATAATATTGTACATCCCTAATTACATTCATGCAGTGTGAACTCGATCATCGCTGATTAAATGATTGTTTGCATGAATAATGTACTATAATGTACACAGTTGCTTTTCAAGTATAAAAGGTAAACCCTCTTTTGTAACCATTTATGTCAACAGGAAGAAAACTTACAGCGGGTGAAGAAAGGCGACGCCAAGGCTAGTATCCATCGCATGGAAATCGACAGGATCCGCTTTGTTCTGAGCAGCTACCTGCGCTCTCGTCTGCAGAAGGTAAACAAAAGCAGCacgcaaaataaatctatttaattactcattgaaaaacaaagtaaccttccttttttttaatctcttgcACGTGTAGATTGAGAAATTTTTCCCTCACGTACTGGAGAGAGAAAAGTCCCGAGGTGAGGGAGATCCCTCTCTGCTCTCGCCTGAGGAGTTTGCCTTTGCCAAAGAGTGAGTGTTTAAAAGTCaggttgttgctgtttttgtttgacagttgatgttaaatgtttatgtGTCTTGCACACAGgtaccacacaaacacagaaagctACTTAAAGGCTGTGGCATTGAAACGCATGCCCCCCAACCTGCAGGCGGTGGATCTGCTcaaaacaggtaaaaaaaatcattttatttttactctacTTATTCCTGATCTAAAGTTGTGCTCATTAATTTACGTATAATTtgtcaatatgtgtgtgtgtgtgtgtgtatatacacatatatgtgtatatttttatatatatatatatatatatatatatatatacgcatatatgtatatgtgtacatatatatgaatatatttatgtatgtatatatgtatatgtgtacatatatgaatatatatgtatgtgtatatatatatatatatgtgtgtgtgtgtgtatataggtaCAATTTTGAAAGTCTGAATGCTCTCACAGaaaaagtatcttttttttaatagtctGTTGAAGCTTAGAAATATTACATACTGTAATTATGTgtgcaataaaataatgacagaaaTCACCCAAATGGCCTCATTTAAAAGTTTACATACCAGCCATCCGTTATCTGtcgaatattattattattattcacaggGAAGGACAGATTGACTAATGACTAATGGCTAATTTGTGGTGCACAcatattaccacaaggtggcatcAGCAGCAATCATTTAGTTAGTGGACTGCATGTGtctttgcagaagtgatgaaatgatTGGACTATATTACAGTGTATGAACTGCCTTCTATTACATAACTATATTGTTATGTGTGGGTTGCATTTTCTTCTATCTGTATCCTGTTGAATTATAacttagtaatcgattaatattattaaaacaatcgttagttgcaacCAAGAGTATCTCTTGTTATTTCCTTGTTCTGTtaaatcatttttgtgtttctatCACACTTTCTCACCTGATTTAAATCTAGGGCTCCAGCtaatgatatttttcattttcttcagtaATTGATTTGTTAGTTGGTCCAGAAAACCTtgaaatgccttgttttgtccaaaaaacaaaattattcagttttattgacactgtctgtttttttcacttggagcaaataatccagaaaatacttaaaatttaagaagctgaaaaatgacttgTGTTAATTATAAAAAGAATACCCCACTGAACACCGATGGAAgtagttgattcatttagtaaacgATTATGAATTGGTTAAGCGATTAgctgttgcagccctaattcagAGGAACTAAATAAACTATCTCAGTTTTTTCTTTATCACCATGTTTTGCTTCATAATTTTGCTTTTCTCATCTGATTTAAATCCCATTCAAAGTCAAATAAATCCCGTTCATTCTCCTGTAATCCCAGTTCCTGAGCCGTGTTTGGACTCCTTCGTGTTTCTGCGGGTGAAGGAGCGTCAGGAAAACATCCTGGTGGAACCTGAAACAGACGACCAGAGGTACTCATTTATCAACTTCACCTGTTTGCACTGTTTCCAGAAGCCAGAAGGTGGCACTGttaccttctcctcctctccttcagtAGCTTGTTCTGCATGGATACTAAAACAAAcctatttatttcttttcttcatgcCTTGTTTCTCCTTCCATCAGAGAGTATGTCGTGGATCTTGAAGAAGGTTCCCAGCACCTAATGCGGTACAGAACTATATCGCTGCTTGTCTCAAGTGGAGCCGTGCAGTTAATCTGAAAGTTGAGGTGAGTTATCTGTGTTTTGCCTGTGTCATCTTTTACATTAACTCTGCACATGTTACATAAGCAGCTGCTTTGTAGTTAcatctggatttatttttagctctcactgtttttttatcattgtcTCATGGCAACAGGAAGAAAACGGCATCTTTTGAACAAATTTGACAGAGTTTACAAAGTTTACACTGTAGTGTACAACAAGCACATAgtgatgatgtgtttgttttttattttctggttccaggttttttttgtttttggtgtaaatgGCTCCAGGTGATCATGAAATGAGTCGCGGCTCATTTTCATCACACATGAATGATAATAAGGGGGATGAGCAGAGGTCACATCAGCAAAACACCTGAGACACTTTCAGAGGTTTCAACGCTTCAGGGACACTGCAAACAGCAAATGTTCACTCACGACTAACGAGAAGTGACGGCTGTGAACGAGTCCAACTACCTTATATTTGGAACCTTTTTATCGTTGGATAATTATAATGTATTCTGATTCATGAATAATTTGCTGCTCATTACTTTTGCTATCATTTATCCAAATGGACTTAATTAATGAGCAAAAGGCAGAACGTAACCAAGGCCCTGTTAGTTtttatattgtgtatttaaag
The DNA window shown above is from Solea senegalensis isolate Sse05_10M linkage group LG5, IFAPA_SoseM_1, whole genome shotgun sequence and carries:
- the arid5a gene encoding AT-rich interactive domain-containing protein 5A isoform X2, which encodes MAEDGQSETSGQTESGGSEDNWTMNQASPPVIEIHDSTTECEEEARASPVQMEEKAFVSSLHSFMKEKGSPIERIPHLGFKQINLWRIYKAVEKRGGYESVTAQRLWKKVYDELGGSPGSTSAATCTRRHYERLVLPFERHIKGEEDKPLPLSKPRKLYKRNVESKVKKAEVKRSRSQLDAEMDSQILTHRSPEAACRSDAVMRPHSALWAATTDRQYPDCTQPNRDICPPVYALLPVPTSSPWTAHIPPAPAPAPAAPAAAAPAAAAAAAEVISPLEKKKRMAQASLNLAPSPQSEDKERPSVICCSQSPARASSSQNCGSSDGSPLPLSSSSSRSPSPLSVSSEDSPPRREDPPASSSELNQRCVPSSCSEDNKASQDFTGPNKDISQLSSQSLTAESIKSQNKDSVVWEPVHKYLTHPFHSMSTSSFTKVVPKSTQLLRPAPIRPSYKTHPSRSAQPDDPATHGKKLSNVAPWLYQTERRDKSRTMLHKVPAPQSLSHPGAALPVLCVLSSYDKSARDSRHLPPFHPVFLPNRMRLPQSQLMYHRIPMGPGPSALSGSAVYPYPYSVPLLNPQPGYSLPAMNPIYPHKL
- the arid5a gene encoding AT-rich interactive domain-containing protein 5A isoform X1, yielding MAEDGQSETSGQTESGGSEDNWTMNQVASPPVIEIHDSTTECEEEARASPVQMEEKAFVSSLHSFMKEKGSPIERIPHLGFKQINLWRIYKAVEKRGGYESVTAQRLWKKVYDELGGSPGSTSAATCTRRHYERLVLPFERHIKGEEDKPLPLSKPRKLYKRNVESKVKKAEVKRSRSQLDAEMDSQILTHRSPEAACRSDAVMRPHSALWAATTDRQYPDCTQPNRDICPPVYALLPVPTSSPWTAHIPPAPAPAPAAPAAAAPAAAAAAAEVISPLEKKKRMAQASLNLAPSPQSEDKERPSVICCSQSPARASSSQNCGSSDGSPLPLSSSSSRSPSPLSVSSEDSPPRREDPPASSSELNQRCVPSSCSEDNKASQDFTGPNKDISQLSSQSLTAESIKSQNKDSVVWEPVHKYLTHPFHSMSTSSFTKVVPKSTQLLRPAPIRPSYKTHPSRSAQPDDPATHGKKLSNVAPWLYQTERRDKSRTMLHKVPAPQSLSHPGAALPVLCVLSSYDKSARDSRHLPPFHPVFLPNRMRLPQSQLMYHRIPMGPGPSALSGSAVYPYPYSVPLLNPQPGYSLPAMNPIYPHKL
- the gins4 gene encoding DNA replication complex GINS protein SLD5, producing the protein MSDAVSDGGSDASHDDGQEDVMTPAELIAKLEEAWLNERFSPELLENRSEVVECVMEQLTHMEENLQRVKKGDAKASIHRMEIDRIRFVLSSYLRSRLQKIEKFFPHVLEREKSRGEGDPSLLSPEEFAFAKEYHTNTESYLKAVALKRMPPNLQAVDLLKTVPEPCLDSFVFLRVKERQENILVEPETDDQREYVVDLEEGSQHLMRYRTISLLVSSGAVQLI